The Thamnophis elegans isolate rThaEle1 chromosome Z, rThaEle1.pri, whole genome shotgun sequence genome contains a region encoding:
- the CD19 gene encoding B-lymphocyte antigen CD19 — protein MAPVLCYLLLLLFSYHWTATTETSNEIVQVIQVTESQKVSLSCNLDHTRTSSDLDLIWLGPKRNELLYVNVGYHHPEARLNATWGLSIYRNVVQNTTWFTCNWNGQSGNRHVLPNRTSGKNDYVDPDNIQEKMKAYEKEGYEDSSGNFSDENSSFPYISHKESERHQPQGDLPHSAMDPEYFSCDAPLHRNWTKGTLLWIQHDSLHQNIVLINMTIRRSIRYSLTMNAGVVSLILPKVTLEDAGNYSCQWKNQTRYFQLEVIAKTVVLHWIIWSVATGYMIICLGSVFCFLRLRQVNRARRQQKKLISHNRRRYFYAKRNKRSISNRIMVSAGNDDVTEQIDAYENMPPDMGAQRGQRLLQKGKILPNTLIMEDEEEYECPDSETELKSDDDENYENTQEEVKPGVVVLNDVLIYENNKDKVTFDLHNGNSDDSWYSNKTEQVLENLIQDQDPIAEDNENYINLEEECPTSSGAARLIAGLRLQLALDIHKDRQDGGSEPSTGSQSYEEMNGSLCPTASKLFYLHTNTSNEEDADSYENMESPTSLNSRRDGILDPHGDNSPSGSRWQHISVPFGGDLRGGLLCSD, from the exons ATGGCACCCGTTCTATGCTACTTGCTTCTCCTATTGTTCTCCTACCACTGGACAGCAACCACTGAAACATCCAACGAAATCGTGCAAGTGATCCAGGTCACAG AATCCCAGAAAGTTTCTTTGTCCTGCAATCTGGATCACACCCGGACTTCAAGTGATTTAGATCTGATCTGGCTTGGTCCAAAAAGGAATGAATTGCTGTATGTAAATGTGGGGTACCACCATCCTGAGGCAAGACTTAATGCTACGTGGGGCTTGTCGATCTACAGAAATGTTGTGCAAAATACCACTTGGTTTACCTGTAATTGGAATGGGCAGTCAGGAAACCGCCATGTGCTTCCAAACAGAACCA GTGGAAAAAATGACTATGTTGACCCTGATAACATCCAAGAGAAAATGAAAGCATATGAGAAAGAAGGCTATGAAGATAGTAGTGGTAATTTTTCAGATGAAAACAGCTCTTTCCCTTATATCAGCCACAAGGAATCAGAACGACACC AACCCCAGGGAGACCTGCCTCATTCAGCAATGGATCCCGAATATTTTTCCTGTGATGCCCCATTACATAGAAATTGGACAAAGGGGACACTGCTCTGGATTCAGCATGATTCACTACATCAAAATATAGTGCTGATTAATATGACAATACGCCGTTCCATTCGCTACTCACTGACTATGAATGCTGGTGTTGTTTCTTTGATCCTTCCAAAAGTAACTCTTGAAGATGCTGGGAACTATTCCTGCCAGTGGAAAAATCAGACACGCTATTTTCAGCTAGAGGTGATAGCAAAGACAG TTGTTTTGCATTGGATAATTTGGTCTGTAGCAACGGGATATATGATTATTTGCCTTGGCTCTGTTTTTTGCTTTCTAAGGCTCCGGCAAG TCAACCGAGCTCGCAGGCAACAGAAGAAGTTGATAAGTCATAACAGGAG AAGATACTTTTATGCCAAACGGAACAAAAGATCTATTTCCAATAGGATTATGGTATCTGCAGGAAATGATGATG TCACAGAGCAAATTGATGCCTATGAAAACATGCCACCAGATATGGGTGCACAACGTGGCCAAAGGTTACTGCAGAAAGGAAAAATCTTGCCCAATACCCTCATCATGGAAG ATGAAGAAGAATATGAATGTCCTGATAGTGAGACTGAGCTGAAGTCAGATG ATGATGAAAACTATGAAAATACTCAAGAAGAAGTGAAACCGGGAGTTGTAGTTTTGAATG ATGTGCTCATTTACGAAAATAACAAGGACAAGGTGACGTTTGATCTTCACAATGGGAACTCAG ATGACTCATGGTACTCCAACAAAACCGAGCAGGTCCTTGAGAATTTGATCCAAGACCAAGACCCCATTGCTGAAG ACAATGAAAACTATATAAATTTGGAAGAAGAGTGTCCTACGAGCTCTGGTGCAGCACGACTCATAGCAG GTTTACGCTTACAGCTGGCACTGGATATCCATAAGGACAGGCAGGATGGAGGCAGTGAACCTTCTACAG GGTCTCAATCCTATGAAGAGATGAATGGATCCTTATGTCCCACTGCAAGCAAACTGTTTTACCTCCATACCAACACGAGCAATGAAGAGG ATGCCGACTCCTATGAAAATATGGAAAGCCCCACAAGTCTCAACTCACGGAGAGATGGCATCTTGGATCCACATGGAGACA ATTCTCCCTCTGGCTCCAGGTGGCAGCACATCTCTGTTCCTTTTGGAGGTGATCTTAGAGGTGGGCTGCTATGCTCAGACTAG